The stretch of DNA TAGCTCCCGCTCTGGCAGCCACATAAGCGGCCGTAGCATGCGGCGTTGTGACAATGATCTCCTTGCTCTGTGGAAGGATCTGATGAACATCTAGAGCTATATCGCCTGTCCCAGGAGGCAAATCCAGAAGCATGTAATCCAACTCTCCCCAATTCACTTCACTAAGGAACTGGCGAATCATACGGCCGAGCATAGGGCCCCGCCACACGACAGGGTTGTTCTCTCTAACAAAGAAACCCATAGACATGACTTTGACGTCAAATCGCTCTACAGGAAGCATTTGGCCATTCTCAACATGTGGAACTTCCTCTATCCCCATCATATCTGGCACACTGAAGCCATAAATGTCCGCATCGATTATTCCTACCCGCTGACCCATTCGGGCTAATGCCGCAGCTAGATTCACAGTAACCGTTGACTTGCCTACCCCGCCTTTTCCGCTAGCTATCGCAATAAATTTAACCTTGCTATTTGGATCAAGCAGAGGTAGCGATTCCAAACCGGCTCCATGACCCTTCAAAGGGGCTTTGTCCGTATCCTGAGTAGGATGTGTTTGAGAATAACCTGCTTCAGCAAGCTCGCTTTCAGAAGCGTTCCTTATACGAATATGTACCTCTTGTATTCCGGCTTGCTGCAGGCGCTCACGGATTTCCCGTTCTATGGCTTCATTCGCAGCATGGTCTTTGTCTTGGCTGACTAAGGTCAGAGATATCCTCTCTTCCTTGATCATAATATCTCGAATCCACTGCATCTCTACGAGACTGCGACCGAGCTTCGGATCCGCAATTGGACGTAAAGCTGCTTGTATCCATTCTTTTGTAACCAAAATACACGCACCTCATTTTTCACATTTGCTTTATTATCATTATATCATTTCCCAGACTTTTGTGCTGAGTCACTGGAATGAGACCGCTCCCCCGCTTCATAGCGCAGAATCCCTTTATAGATGGAAGCTGCTACCTTACGCTGATACGTATCATCGTCGAGAAGTCTGGCCTCTTCGGGATGAGATAGGAATCCAACTTCGACCAATACCGAAGGAATTTTCAGGGCCTTAAGC from Paenibacillus sp. CAA11 encodes:
- a CDS encoding Mrp/NBP35 family ATP-binding protein translates to MVTKEWIQAALRPIADPKLGRSLVEMQWIRDIMIKEERISLTLVSQDKDHAANEAIEREIRERLQQAGIQEVHIRIRNASESELAEAGYSQTHPTQDTDKAPLKGHGAGLESLPLLDPNSKVKFIAIASGKGGVGKSTVTVNLAAALARMGQRVGIIDADIYGFSVPDMMGIEEVPHVENGQMLPVERFDVKVMSMGFFVRENNPVVWRGPMLGRMIRQFLSEVNWGELDYMLLDLPPGTGDIALDVHQILPQSKEIIVTTPHATAAYVAARAGAMAIQTDHEIVGVVENMAFYECTSCGEREYVFGKGGGARLAETLSTDLLAQIPLGSPDNHPSEPDFSPSVYKDDTPIGRRYDDLAAVVIQKCKED